One Lujinxingia sediminis genomic window carries:
- a CDS encoding MOSC domain-containing protein — protein sequence MVNEARIVSLRVGMPRELGRAGARDPLERPWRTGFVKEEVRGALWLDWENFEGDGQADRKHHGGVEKAVCVYSTAHLAYWSKRLWRAMGPGAFGENLSVEGLVEEDVCVGDVYRVGSALVRVTQPRSPCWKLARMHGEKKLALWVQQTGFCGWYFGVVERGLVEAGQALTLVERPFPQWSIAEVHAVRYLRREDREAASLLAGCSALSRTWREALEKRAARGEEGDEARRLIGPNQG from the coding sequence ATGGTCAACGAGGCGCGCATCGTTTCATTGCGGGTGGGGATGCCCCGGGAGTTGGGGCGAGCCGGGGCCCGGGACCCGCTGGAGCGTCCCTGGCGCACGGGGTTTGTGAAGGAGGAGGTGCGCGGGGCGCTGTGGCTGGACTGGGAGAATTTTGAGGGGGATGGTCAGGCCGATCGCAAGCATCACGGCGGGGTGGAGAAGGCGGTGTGTGTGTATTCGACCGCTCATCTGGCGTACTGGTCAAAGAGGCTGTGGCGAGCGATGGGGCCGGGGGCGTTTGGGGAGAATTTGAGTGTGGAGGGGCTGGTCGAGGAGGATGTGTGCGTGGGGGATGTCTACAGAGTGGGCAGCGCGCTTGTGCGCGTCACTCAGCCGCGCTCGCCATGCTGGAAACTCGCGCGGATGCATGGCGAGAAGAAGCTTGCGCTCTGGGTGCAGCAGACCGGCTTTTGCGGCTGGTACTTCGGGGTGGTGGAGCGGGGGCTGGTGGAGGCGGGGCAGGCGCTCACGCTGGTGGAGCGTCCCTTCCCGCAGTGGAGCATCGCCGAGGTGCATGCGGTGCGCTACCTGCGCCGAGAGGATCGGGAGGCGGCCTCGTTGCTCGCGGGGTGTTCGGCCCTGAGTCGAACCTGGCGTGAGGCGCTGGAGAAGCGCGCGGCGCGTGGCGAGGAGGGCGATGAGGCGCGGCGTTTGATCGGTCCGAATCAGGGGTAG
- a CDS encoding 3-oxoacyl-ACP reductase, with amino-acid sequence MSKTFAEQVVIVSGAGRGLGAAIARAFAREGAAVVVNWRKSEAEAVALAEELGPRARAIQADVTDSAAVARMVAEATETLGAPTTLVHNALADYSFNGDGREKAETLSWEHIATQTQTSVGGALNLIQACLPAMREAGFGRVITIGTNLFQNPVVPYHDYTAAKGALLGLTRTMSRELGPLGVTVNMISGGLLRVTDASRATPDEVFELIAANTPLGRVTTPEELADVALFFASSWARGVTGQNLVVDGGLVCD; translated from the coding sequence ATGAGCAAAACATTCGCAGAACAGGTGGTGATCGTTTCGGGGGCCGGACGAGGGTTGGGCGCGGCGATTGCGCGTGCCTTCGCGCGGGAGGGCGCGGCGGTGGTGGTGAACTGGCGCAAGAGTGAGGCCGAGGCGGTGGCGCTTGCCGAGGAGCTGGGGCCGCGCGCGCGGGCCATTCAGGCCGATGTTACCGATTCGGCAGCGGTGGCCAGGATGGTGGCCGAGGCCACCGAAACGCTCGGGGCGCCGACGACGCTCGTTCATAACGCGCTGGCTGACTACAGCTTCAACGGAGACGGCCGTGAGAAGGCCGAGACGCTCTCCTGGGAGCACATCGCCACACAGACTCAGACCTCGGTTGGCGGGGCGTTGAACTTGATTCAGGCCTGTCTTCCAGCGATGCGGGAGGCCGGGTTCGGGCGAGTGATCACCATTGGCACCAACCTGTTCCAGAACCCGGTGGTGCCCTATCACGATTATACCGCCGCGAAGGGGGCGCTGCTGGGCCTGACGCGCACGATGTCGCGGGAGCTGGGCCCTCTGGGCGTGACGGTCAATATGATCTCCGGGGGGCTTTTGCGGGTTACCGATGCCAGCCGGGCTACCCCCGATGAGGTCTTTGAGTTGATTGCCGCCAACACCCCCCTGGGTCGCGTGACGACGCCGGAGGAGCTGGCCGATGTGGCGCTCTTCTTTGCGAGCTCGTGGGCCCGCGGGGTCACCGGCCAGAACCTGGTGGTGGATGGAGGGCTGGTCTGCGACTGA
- a CDS encoding c-type cytochrome, producing MKRELTILLALTALLVGCGELEQEPEPEVDPGDTLAWMEAYQDRYLGDRAWRRTQLEATLWSPDLPYARKRLKSYALSEGGWDLLPELLARSGPVFPEQAVPQELEEALPTVFPTKAPTTREQWLALGKQVFWQMPMRRDNYLEWIATRPELLEETGFERNADGSLRGLVRFKDVRGQMRVGVTCGLCHGGGGVAGRTNTALDLGRARQLFNDSHGIDGSRFASWGPGRVDITDDPADDPLRVPDLWGTRHQSYLNASGIVRVVNPASVAIRFETQYIPGHGLEARPNRVLSWALAMYVLSLEPPTSPAVAPEHPGRAVFEQQCASCHNPERGFSGDLIPSWLLSGGVSAAESPMRGTGMMKVPSLVGIGQGGPFMHDGRHAELRDVLEARHPTGAVLSAEERDDLLSYLQSL from the coding sequence ATGAAACGAGAACTCACCATACTGCTCGCCCTGACCGCCCTCTTGGTGGGGTGCGGGGAGCTGGAGCAGGAGCCGGAGCCGGAGGTTGATCCCGGCGACACGCTGGCCTGGATGGAGGCTTACCAGGATCGCTACCTCGGCGATCGTGCGTGGCGTCGTACCCAGCTTGAGGCGACGCTCTGGAGCCCGGATCTGCCCTATGCGCGAAAGCGGCTCAAGAGCTATGCGCTCTCCGAAGGGGGCTGGGATTTGCTCCCGGAGCTACTGGCGCGCAGCGGGCCGGTGTTTCCCGAGCAAGCCGTGCCACAGGAGCTCGAAGAGGCGCTTCCCACCGTGTTTCCAACGAAGGCGCCGACAACGCGTGAGCAGTGGCTGGCGCTTGGCAAGCAGGTGTTCTGGCAGATGCCGATGCGGCGCGACAACTACCTGGAGTGGATCGCGACGAGGCCCGAGCTTCTTGAGGAGACGGGCTTTGAGCGAAACGCCGACGGCTCGTTGCGGGGTCTGGTGCGCTTTAAAGACGTGCGCGGTCAGATGCGGGTGGGCGTCACCTGCGGGCTCTGCCACGGGGGAGGTGGGGTGGCCGGGCGCACGAATACGGCGCTCGATCTGGGGCGGGCGCGCCAGCTGTTCAATGACTCCCACGGGATCGATGGATCGCGCTTTGCGTCCTGGGGGCCGGGGCGAGTGGATATTACCGATGACCCGGCCGACGACCCGCTGCGGGTGCCCGACCTCTGGGGCACGCGCCATCAGTCCTACCTCAACGCCAGCGGAATTGTGCGCGTGGTCAACCCGGCCTCGGTCGCGATTCGTTTTGAGACGCAGTACATCCCCGGCCATGGCCTGGAAGCCCGGCCCAACCGGGTGCTCTCCTGGGCGTTGGCGATGTACGTGCTCTCGCTGGAGCCGCCGACAAGCCCTGCGGTGGCGCCGGAGCATCCGGGCCGGGCGGTCTTCGAGCAACAATGTGCCAGCTGCCATAACCCCGAGCGGGGGTTTAGTGGCGATCTGATCCCGAGCTGGCTTTTGAGTGGGGGCGTTTCCGCGGCTGAGAGTCCGATGCGGGGGACGGGGATGATGAAAGTCCCCTCGCTCGTCGGCATTGGTCAGGGAGGCCCTTTTATGCACGACGGACGTCATGCTGAGCTGCGCGATGTCCTGGAAGCACGCCACCCCACCGGGGCGGTGTTAAGCGCTGAGGAGCGCGACGATCTGTTGAGTTACCTTCAATCCCTTTAA
- a CDS encoding DNA cytosine methyltransferase, with amino-acid sequence MLSDAPISYAPLRCLELFCGIGGFAAAVQEHASVVGALDLSGHAIEVYRHNFPDHGARQAHLEHLDEAELLGFKADLWWMSPPCQPYTTRGEQRDLQDHRARSLVRLMELIGRQGPSCVAMENVPGFQGSEAHHLVLTTLRDAGYEVAERLLCPSELGIPAQRERYYLVASRRGLLPWRELPKPVMRPLADFLGSPTDGELLDVVVPVDVIAKHGPGMRIFDLREEPTRIANTFTGAYGKTWQAAGAYLRMDDGRVRRFTPGEMLGLMGFGTTFGFPEHVSLRQRYKLIGNSLSVWAMREVLSALIPTLAHADSHLGDRAMEALTAQ; translated from the coding sequence ATGCTCAGCGATGCGCCCATCTCATATGCGCCCCTGCGCTGCCTGGAGCTTTTCTGCGGCATCGGCGGCTTTGCCGCCGCCGTGCAGGAGCATGCGAGCGTGGTGGGCGCGCTCGATCTTTCGGGCCACGCCATCGAGGTGTACCGCCACAACTTTCCCGATCACGGCGCGCGTCAGGCCCATCTGGAGCACCTCGATGAGGCGGAACTCCTCGGGTTTAAGGCCGACCTGTGGTGGATGTCGCCTCCCTGCCAGCCTTATACCACTCGCGGGGAGCAGCGGGATCTTCAGGACCATCGCGCGCGCAGTCTGGTGCGTCTTATGGAGCTTATCGGGCGGCAGGGGCCGAGCTGCGTGGCGATGGAGAATGTGCCGGGGTTTCAGGGGAGTGAGGCGCATCACCTCGTGCTCACGACGTTGAGAGATGCCGGCTACGAGGTGGCCGAGCGTCTGCTCTGTCCCTCCGAGCTCGGGATTCCGGCGCAGCGCGAGCGCTATTATCTGGTGGCCAGCCGCCGCGGCCTGCTCCCCTGGCGCGAGCTGCCGAAGCCCGTGATGCGTCCACTGGCCGACTTTTTAGGCTCGCCGACAGACGGGGAGCTCCTCGATGTGGTGGTGCCGGTGGATGTGATCGCAAAACACGGGCCGGGCATGCGCATCTTCGATCTGCGCGAGGAGCCCACCCGCATCGCCAACACCTTCACCGGGGCCTATGGCAAGACCTGGCAGGCCGCCGGCGCCTACCTGCGCATGGACGACGGGCGCGTACGCCGCTTTACGCCGGGTGAGATGCTGGGGTTGATGGGCTTTGGCACCACGTTCGGGTTTCCAGAGCATGTGAGCCTGCGCCAGCGCTACAAACTCATCGGCAACAGCCTCTCGGTCTGGGCGATGCGCGAGGTGCTCAGCGCGCTGATTCCCACCCTGGCTCATGCGGATTCTCACCTCGGTGATCGGGCGATGGAGGCGTTGACCGCTCAGTGA
- a CDS encoding VOC family protein has product MSDHESIDPGARIGHVHLKVADLERAITFYRDVLGFEVTTRYGDQAAFLSAGGYHHHIGLNTWHSKGGTPAPAHHTGLFHTAILYPTRRALAVALQRLRDAGVTLDGASDHGVSEALYLNDPDGNGIELYWDRPREEWPTDEEGNLTMFTKPLSLGGLLAELER; this is encoded by the coding sequence ATGAGCGATCACGAATCCATCGACCCCGGCGCCCGCATCGGCCATGTCCACCTCAAGGTCGCCGATCTGGAACGCGCCATCACCTTCTACCGCGACGTGCTGGGCTTCGAGGTGACGACGCGCTACGGCGACCAGGCCGCCTTTTTATCGGCCGGCGGCTACCACCACCACATCGGCCTCAACACCTGGCATAGCAAAGGCGGCACCCCCGCCCCGGCCCACCACACCGGCCTCTTCCACACCGCCATCCTCTACCCCACGCGCCGCGCCCTGGCCGTGGCACTCCAGCGCCTCCGCGACGCCGGCGTCACCCTCGACGGCGCCAGCGACCACGGCGTCAGCGAGGCCCTCTACCTCAACGACCCCGACGGCAACGGCATCGAACTCTACTGGGACCGCCCCAGGGAGGAGTGGCCCACCGATGAAGAGGGCAACCTGACGATGTTCACAAAGCCGCTGAGTCTTGGCGGGCTGCTGGCGGAGTTGGAGAGGTGA
- a CDS encoding PfkB family carbohydrate kinase, translating into MSSPRPTQRTLVVGHVTHDRYPGGFKAGGCAYYGAEVHRRLKGQTRLLSVVGDDFECDAALADIEHTKVRRGQTTVFANYYPDDAPRVQLLEAIAPDVSPAICPSDWRNADLVHLAPVLGEVPLSDWLQALRDGGHRGRVAINIQGWIKVGGAPVDDPTALESLHARGVAPGARQVVQRPWEIEAEAFRGVDIACLSEEDLIDQGDLLERLLSVVPIVALTLGTRGSRIFQGGRTIEVGIFPTEAVDPTGAGDVFAATFTHHLMLGAEPVEAARQASAASSIVVEGLGPSTLHRLGEAPARASKIPARTLHPMPA; encoded by the coding sequence TTGAGCTCGCCACGTCCTACACAGCGCACGCTGGTCGTGGGTCACGTCACCCACGACCGCTACCCGGGTGGCTTTAAGGCGGGCGGCTGCGCCTACTATGGCGCCGAGGTGCATCGCCGCCTCAAGGGCCAGACCCGCCTCTTGAGCGTGGTCGGCGACGATTTCGAGTGCGACGCCGCTCTGGCCGACATTGAGCACACAAAAGTGCGCCGCGGGCAGACCACCGTCTTCGCCAACTACTACCCCGACGACGCCCCCCGGGTGCAGCTTCTGGAGGCCATCGCCCCGGACGTTAGCCCCGCGATCTGCCCTTCCGACTGGCGCAACGCCGACCTGGTGCATCTGGCGCCGGTCCTCGGCGAGGTCCCTCTCTCGGACTGGCTCCAGGCGCTTCGAGACGGTGGCCACCGCGGACGGGTTGCCATCAACATCCAGGGCTGGATCAAAGTGGGCGGCGCGCCCGTCGACGATCCCACCGCACTCGAATCTCTGCACGCGCGCGGGGTCGCCCCCGGCGCACGCCAGGTCGTGCAACGTCCCTGGGAGATCGAGGCCGAGGCCTTCAGGGGCGTCGACATCGCCTGCTTGAGCGAAGAAGATCTGATCGACCAGGGCGACCTTCTCGAACGCCTCTTGAGCGTCGTGCCCATCGTCGCGCTGACCCTGGGCACCCGCGGGAGCCGCATCTTCCAGGGCGGTCGCACCATCGAGGTGGGCATCTTCCCCACCGAGGCCGTTGACCCCACCGGCGCCGGCGACGTCTTTGCGGCCACCTTCACCCACCACCTGATGCTGGGCGCCGAGCCGGTCGAGGCCGCTCGCCAGGCCAGCGCGGCATCGTCGATCGTGGTCGAAGGACTGGGCCCCTCCACCCTGCATCGTTTAGGGGAGGCGCCAGCGCGTGCCTCGAAGATCCCCGCCCGAACGCTTCACCCGATGCCTGCCTGA
- a CDS encoding iron-containing alcohol dehydrogenase → MPTTALIPAAGRGARLDRPNTPKPLVHVGGKPLLLSLLMRLERAGVKRAVVVTGFGAERVVRELTNHPDLALKVEFVEHAEWQQGLASTLLAAKGHIDENFVIAMADHVFDQTLVDEIVACEPGEDVGVSLVDTDVTEVFELEDAVKVTLDGERLTTASRTLEGPDGVDAGLFAFTPALFEALEEARKSKEPASLTDALALLGERDQVRAITTGGRAWHDIDTPQSLVRAEMAHRAGIRKAAVHRPEFKTEESRTTHSYDFIAGAPVKTEIHVQRGFVRNPERLQLIPDESASSPIYVFTDTTVNSIYGDDFVGGLDRMGYDVRRIVMKDGEESKSMANYVKLVDQILAEGIDERSVLVSLGGGAVANVCGFIASTLYRGIGLVHVPTTLMAQCDASISHKQGINGARGKNLVGSYYSPLAIAVDVEVLATLEDWLIPDGLSEVIKHALGQDRDYLDYLLGYEGNIDDPDFLETVVRKNIELKCELVAIDPKEHREGMVLQYGHEVGHPVEYLSGYDLNHGQSVAIGMMVAARVARLMGACDDAMVDLHRQVIEKFELPTRIPAHIKVDDILASMRYNKRYLTEGTRMALLDGPGSLWQVDEDYAIPVPTEVLVEAIRQSF, encoded by the coding sequence ATGCCCACCACCGCCTTGATTCCCGCCGCCGGTCGCGGCGCGCGCCTCGATCGTCCCAACACCCCCAAGCCCCTTGTTCATGTGGGCGGAAAGCCGCTTCTGCTCTCGCTTTTGATGCGCCTGGAGCGTGCCGGAGTGAAGCGCGCGGTGGTGGTCACCGGCTTTGGAGCGGAGCGCGTGGTGCGCGAGTTGACCAACCACCCGGACCTCGCGCTGAAGGTGGAGTTTGTGGAGCACGCCGAGTGGCAGCAGGGCCTGGCGAGCACGCTTTTGGCGGCGAAGGGGCATATCGACGAGAACTTCGTGATCGCGATGGCCGACCACGTCTTCGATCAGACGCTCGTCGATGAGATTGTGGCGTGTGAGCCCGGCGAGGATGTGGGTGTGTCGCTGGTCGACACCGACGTCACGGAAGTCTTTGAGCTGGAAGATGCCGTCAAAGTGACGCTTGATGGCGAGCGCCTCACCACCGCCTCCCGCACGCTGGAGGGCCCCGACGGGGTGGACGCGGGGCTTTTTGCCTTCACCCCGGCGCTTTTTGAGGCGCTGGAAGAGGCGCGTAAGTCGAAAGAACCGGCCAGCCTCACCGACGCGCTGGCGCTTCTGGGAGAGCGCGACCAGGTGCGTGCGATCACCACCGGCGGTCGCGCCTGGCATGATATTGATACCCCCCAGTCGCTGGTGCGCGCGGAGATGGCCCACCGCGCGGGCATCCGCAAGGCTGCGGTGCATCGCCCCGAGTTCAAGACCGAGGAGAGCCGCACCACCCACAGCTACGACTTCATCGCCGGCGCTCCGGTCAAGACCGAGATTCACGTGCAGCGCGGCTTTGTGCGCAACCCCGAGCGTCTTCAGCTCATCCCCGACGAGAGCGCGTCGTCGCCGATTTACGTCTTCACCGACACCACGGTGAACAGCATCTACGGCGATGATTTTGTCGGCGGCCTTGACCGCATGGGCTACGACGTGCGCCGCATCGTGATGAAGGATGGCGAGGAGTCCAAGTCGATGGCCAACTACGTGAAGCTGGTCGATCAGATCCTGGCCGAGGGCATTGACGAGCGCTCCGTGCTCGTCTCGCTCGGTGGCGGGGCGGTGGCCAACGTCTGTGGCTTTATCGCCTCGACGCTCTACCGCGGCATCGGCCTTGTGCATGTTCCCACCACGCTGATGGCCCAGTGCGACGCCTCGATCAGCCATAAGCAGGGCATCAACGGGGCGCGGGGCAAGAACCTCGTCGGCTCCTACTACTCCCCCCTGGCGATCGCCGTCGATGTGGAGGTGCTCGCCACGCTCGAAGACTGGCTGATCCCCGACGGGTTGAGCGAGGTCATCAAACACGCGCTGGGTCAGGACCGCGACTACCTTGACTACCTGCTCGGCTACGAAGGCAACATCGACGACCCGGACTTTTTAGAAACCGTCGTGCGCAAAAACATCGAGCTGAAATGCGAGCTCGTGGCCATCGACCCCAAAGAGCATCGCGAGGGCATGGTGCTGCAATACGGCCATGAGGTCGGCCACCCCGTCGAGTACCTCTCCGGCTACGACTTGAACCACGGCCAGTCGGTGGCCATCGGCATGATGGTCGCCGCCCGCGTGGCGCGCCTGATGGGCGCCTGCGACGACGCGATGGTCGATTTGCACCGCCAGGTCATCGAGAAGTTCGAGCTTCCCACCCGCATCCCTGCACACATCAAGGTCGACGATATCCTGGCCTCGATGCGCTACAACAAGCGCTACCTCACCGAAGGCACGCGCATGGCGCTCCTCGACGGTCCGGGGAGCCTCTGGCAGGTCGACGAGGACTACGCCATCCCCGTCCCCACCGAAGTCCTCGTTGAGGCCATCCGCCAATCGTTCTAA
- a CDS encoding TonB-dependent receptor, translating to MRLTRGRQALRLVALSLLAIMGGMPAAWAQTPADPTDEPAIDALAPDQDDAPTIDALAPEQDDEPAIDALAPEQDDAPAIDALAPEQDDAPTIDALAPEQDDAPDDTLRVTVRANLPRTLTSATMTLGRQDLEAAPARNAEELLRQVPGLTLIQHGSEGKGHQFFLRGFDAVHGADLELTLGGVPLNEWSNIHGQGYIDLGVVLPEVVESMHVIKGPFALHQGLFGMAGTVDYRPGVSPQFLDGEALQSHVALTGGTTGRLRLFGRHASADGASFAAAEVMRDAGYGEQRGIERATLNASTSELRLWGGSLSTFFAAGASRFELPGTLRSADVEAGSIGFYDAYDDRGRGQSARVLGSATWQGRGVLTAGDMLRLRLDGAARDLVLFENFTGYLGDPANGDRTRQAHRTFGGGADLFYSRPLIARMSFVGGAHLRGEHVTQSERGVDADLATTSTLRALQGIHSTLGARAGLRLQPTARLRMDLGGRFDAAFLRATDTTLASPPSSADGATGQELLLALSPRASARYKPNERWTFFAAYGRGLRPPELRAFAGASAELAATFSQSHAAELGVRTFPADWLGITLTGFATLLDREVFFDHLSATTIELPSSRRLGAEIFLDIYPTDWMHLSGDLTWVDARFTDPDFTNLNQPVPQVPTLTAGAHWVVNHASGLGGGLRFLAVAPRNLPAGARSAPLTRFDATLGYRWHHWQISLDLENLLNQHLREGEYVYASHWPQGTSGSRLPVLHQSAGPPLTARLTVSAEF from the coding sequence ATGCGTTTAACCAGGGGGCGGCAGGCGTTGAGGCTTGTCGCCCTTTCTCTACTCGCCATCATGGGGGGCATGCCCGCGGCCTGGGCCCAGACACCGGCGGACCCGACTGACGAGCCCGCGATCGATGCCCTGGCACCCGATCAGGACGACGCGCCCACGATCGATGCCCTGGCACCCGAGCAGGACGACGAGCCCGCGATCGATGCCCTGGCACCCGAGCAGGACGACGCGCCCGCGATCGATGCCCTGGCACCCGAGCAGGACGACGCGCCCACGATCGATGCCCTGGCACCCGAGCAGGACGACGCGCCCGACGACACCTTAAGGGTGACCGTCCGCGCGAACCTGCCCCGCACTCTGACCAGCGCCACGATGACCCTGGGACGCCAGGATCTGGAGGCCGCGCCCGCGCGAAACGCCGAGGAGCTCCTGCGCCAGGTGCCCGGCCTCACGCTGATTCAACACGGCAGCGAGGGCAAAGGTCACCAGTTCTTTTTGCGCGGTTTTGACGCGGTGCACGGCGCCGATCTGGAGCTGACCCTGGGAGGCGTCCCGCTCAACGAGTGGAGCAACATCCACGGGCAGGGCTACATCGATCTGGGCGTGGTGCTGCCTGAAGTCGTCGAGTCGATGCACGTGATCAAAGGCCCCTTCGCGCTGCATCAGGGGCTCTTCGGCATGGCCGGCACCGTGGATTATCGCCCCGGCGTCAGCCCTCAATTTCTGGATGGCGAGGCGCTCCAGAGCCACGTCGCGCTGACCGGCGGCACCACCGGGAGGCTGCGCCTCTTTGGCCGCCACGCCAGCGCCGACGGCGCCTCCTTTGCCGCCGCCGAGGTCATGCGTGATGCTGGCTACGGGGAGCAGCGCGGCATTGAGCGCGCGACCCTCAACGCCTCCACCTCCGAGCTCCGGCTGTGGGGCGGGAGTCTCAGCACCTTTTTCGCCGCCGGCGCCTCCCGCTTTGAGCTCCCCGGCACCCTGCGCAGCGCCGACGTGGAAGCCGGAAGCATCGGCTTCTACGACGCCTACGACGATAGGGGACGAGGCCAGTCCGCCCGGGTCCTGGGCTCGGCCACCTGGCAGGGCCGCGGCGTGCTCACCGCAGGCGACATGCTGCGTCTGCGCCTCGACGGGGCCGCCCGCGACCTGGTGCTCTTTGAGAATTTTACCGGCTACCTGGGCGACCCCGCCAACGGCGACCGCACCCGTCAGGCACATCGCACCTTCGGGGGCGGCGCGGACCTTTTTTACTCACGACCGCTCATCGCGCGCATGAGCTTTGTGGGCGGCGCCCACCTGCGCGGCGAACACGTGACCCAGTCCGAGCGTGGCGTCGACGCCGACCTCGCCACCACCTCCACATTGCGCGCGCTGCAGGGGATACACTCGACCCTGGGTGCCCGCGCCGGCCTGCGCCTTCAACCCACTGCCCGGCTCCGAATGGACCTGGGCGGCCGCTTCGACGCCGCCTTTCTCCGGGCCACCGACACCACCCTGGCCTCCCCACCCTCGTCTGCCGACGGGGCCACCGGCCAGGAGCTCTTGCTGGCGCTCTCCCCCCGCGCCTCGGCCCGCTACAAGCCCAACGAGCGCTGGACCTTCTTCGCGGCCTACGGCCGCGGCCTTCGCCCCCCCGAACTTCGGGCGTTTGCCGGCGCCTCCGCCGAACTCGCTGCGACCTTCTCCCAATCCCACGCCGCCGAGCTCGGTGTCCGCACCTTCCCCGCCGACTGGCTCGGCATCACGCTGACCGGCTTTGCCACGCTGCTCGATCGCGAGGTCTTCTTCGACCACCTCTCCGCCACCACCATCGAGCTGCCATCGAGCCGCCGCCTGGGCGCTGAGATTTTTCTGGATATTTACCCCACCGACTGGATGCACCTCAGCGGCGATCTGACCTGGGTCGACGCCCGCTTCACCGACCCCGACTTCACCAACCTCAACCAGCCCGTCCCCCAGGTCCCCACGCTGACCGCCGGCGCCCACTGGGTCGTCAACCACGCCTCCGGCCTGGGCGGCGGCCTGCGCTTTCTGGCCGTCGCCCCCCGAAACCTCCCCGCCGGCGCCCGCTCCGCCCCCCTGACCCGCTTCGACGCCACGCTGGGCTACCGCTGGCACCACTGGCAGATAAGCCTGGACCTCGAAAACCTCCTCAACCAACACCTGCGGGAGGGCGAGTATGTGTATGCGAGCCACTGGCCACAGGGCACGAGCGGAAGTCGGCTTCCGGTGCTGCACCAGAGCGCCGGGCCACCCTTAACGGCGAGGTTGACGGTGTCGGCGGAGTTTTGA
- a CDS encoding SDR family NAD(P)-dependent oxidoreductase has protein sequence MSKTIVITGGSGGIGLASARHFLKPGHRVVLCARNGTKLAAAAESLQEAARSAGASVETHALDVTDQAAVEALFETLGPIHTLIANAGICLQARLDDAHSDRVWKTTFDVNVHGAYYCVKAAAASMPEGGRIVTVSSGLGKNARAGYEAYTASKHALLGLTKCVALELAPRQIRVNAVCPGWVDTPMARADSAYAAEQKGEEVDAFRKNAIAAIPLGRMVAPEEVAELIAFLASDAASAITGQSYNVSNGEFFN, from the coding sequence ATGAGCAAAACAATCGTGATCACCGGGGGTTCCGGGGGCATCGGCCTGGCGAGCGCGCGCCATTTCTTGAAGCCCGGACACCGCGTGGTGCTCTGCGCGCGCAACGGGACAAAGCTGGCCGCGGCGGCTGAATCGCTCCAGGAGGCCGCTCGGAGTGCGGGCGCAAGCGTTGAAACCCATGCCCTCGATGTCACCGACCAGGCCGCCGTCGAGGCCCTCTTCGAAACACTCGGCCCCATTCACACGCTGATCGCCAACGCCGGCATCTGCCTGCAGGCGCGCCTCGACGACGCGCACAGCGACCGGGTCTGGAAGACCACCTTCGACGTCAACGTGCACGGCGCGTATTACTGCGTCAAAGCCGCGGCAGCCTCGATGCCCGAGGGCGGCCGTATCGTCACCGTCTCGTCGGGCCTGGGCAAAAACGCCCGCGCTGGCTACGAGGCGTACACGGCCAGCAAACACGCCCTTCTGGGACTGACCAAATGCGTGGCTCTGGAGCTTGCCCCCCGCCAGATTCGCGTCAACGCGGTCTGCCCCGGCTGGGTCGACACGCCCATGGCCCGGGCCGACTCCGCCTACGCCGCGGAGCAAAAGGGCGAGGAGGTCGACGCCTTTCGCAAGAACGCGATCGCGGCGATTCCGCTCGGGCGCATGGTTGCCCCCGAAGAGGTCGCCGAGCTTATCGCCTTTCTGGCCAGCGACGCGGCCAGCGCCATCACCGGGCAAAGCTACAACGTGAGCAACGGTGAGTTTTTCAATTGA
- a CDS encoding nuclear transport factor 2 family protein, whose amino-acid sequence MDPQTLARRSAREVLEDHLDLARRWDFETDLERNFDPDIVLMTTYGIFRGVEGLRQKVRLLQEQLPEGVWTYHSIMVERHLGFLEWSGVGENGARVEDGADSYLIEEGKIRAMTIHYTVIPDRPPES is encoded by the coding sequence ATGGACCCTCAAACACTCGCCAGACGCTCGGCCCGAGAGGTGCTAGAAGACCACCTCGACCTGGCCAGACGCTGGGATTTTGAAACGGATCTTGAGCGCAACTTCGACCCCGACATCGTCCTGATGACCACCTACGGCATCTTCCGCGGCGTTGAGGGCCTGCGCCAGAAGGTGCGCCTTCTCCAGGAACAGCTCCCCGAAGGCGTGTGGACCTACCACTCCATCATGGTCGAGCGGCACCTGGGCTTCCTGGAGTGGAGCGGCGTCGGTGAAAACGGTGCCCGGGTCGAAGATGGTGCCGACTCCTACCTCATCGAGGAGGGAAAGATTCGCGCCATGACCATTCACTACACGGTGATCCCGGACCGGCCTCCCGAGTCGTAA